From a single Sphingosinicellaceae bacterium genomic region:
- the lpdA gene encoding dihydrolipoyl dehydrogenase, with product MSETFDLVILGSGPGGYVAAIRAAQLGLKVAIIERERLGGICLNWGCIPTKALLRTSEIYHYMQHADAYGLKADNVSFDLPKVVERSRKVAGQLNSGVKSLMKKNKVTVVEGEGRLTGATQVTVKTGDQERVLDAKNIIVATGARARDLPGLPADGVRIWTYRHAMVPPEMPTKLLVIGSGAIGIEFASFYSDMGAKVTVVEMLDRVLPVEDAEISAHMLKTLTKQGMTLITGAKVSDVKPGADSVSATITGADGKAATDTYSHVIVAIGIVANTENIGLEALGVKVDRGHILVDPYGQTNVPGLWAIGDVTGPPWLAHKASHEGIVAVEKLAGGTPHAFATWNIPGCTYSRPQVASVGLTEAAAKEKGHEVKVGKFPFIGNGKAIALGEADGFVKTVFDAKTGELLGAHMIGAEVTELIQGYVIARELETTEAELMETIFAHPTLSEMMHESVLGAYGRALHF from the coding sequence GTGAGCGAGACCTTCGACCTCGTCATCCTCGGTTCCGGTCCCGGCGGCTATGTCGCGGCCATCCGTGCCGCTCAGCTCGGCCTCAAGGTCGCGATTATCGAGCGGGAGCGGCTGGGCGGGATATGCCTCAACTGGGGGTGCATCCCGACCAAGGCGCTGCTGCGGACGTCTGAAATCTACCACTACATGCAGCACGCCGACGCCTACGGGCTGAAGGCGGACAACGTCAGCTTCGACCTCCCCAAGGTCGTCGAGCGGTCGCGCAAGGTTGCGGGGCAGCTCAATTCCGGCGTCAAGTCGCTGATGAAAAAGAACAAGGTCACCGTCGTCGAGGGCGAGGGGCGCCTGACCGGGGCGACGCAGGTCACGGTCAAGACCGGTGACCAGGAGCGGGTGCTCGACGCCAAGAATATCATCGTGGCCACCGGCGCGCGGGCGCGCGACCTGCCGGGCCTGCCGGCGGACGGGGTGCGAATCTGGACCTACCGCCACGCGATGGTGCCGCCGGAGATGCCGACCAAGCTGCTGGTCATCGGGTCGGGTGCGATCGGGATCGAGTTCGCCAGCTTCTACAGCGACATGGGCGCCAAGGTGACCGTGGTCGAGATGCTCGACCGCGTGCTTCCGGTCGAGGACGCCGAGATCTCTGCGCACATGCTGAAAACGCTTACCAAGCAAGGCATGACGCTCATCACCGGTGCGAAGGTCTCCGACGTCAAGCCGGGCGCGGACAGCGTTTCCGCGACGATCACCGGGGCCGACGGCAAGGCCGCGACGGATACCTACAGCCACGTCATCGTCGCAATTGGCATCGTCGCCAACACCGAAAACATCGGGCTGGAAGCGCTCGGCGTGAAGGTCGACCGCGGCCATATCCTCGTCGACCCCTACGGCCAGACCAACGTGCCCGGCCTGTGGGCGATCGGCGATGTCACCGGCCCGCCGTGGCTGGCGCACAAGGCGAGCCACGAGGGCATCGTCGCGGTCGAGAAGCTGGCGGGCGGCACCCCTCACGCCTTCGCGACCTGGAACATCCCGGGCTGCACCTACTCGCGCCCCCAGGTCGCCAGCGTCGGCTTGACCGAGGCGGCGGCCAAGGAAAAGGGCCACGAGGTCAAGGTCGGCAAATTCCCCTTTATCGGCAACGGCAAGGCAATCGCGCTCGGCGAGGCGGACGGCTTCGTCAAGACGGTGTTCGACGCCAAGACCGGTGAGTTGCTCGGCGCCCACATGATCGGGGCGGAAGTCACCGAGTTGATCCAGGGCTATGTCATCGCCCGCGAGCTCGAGACCA